A DNA window from Streptomyces bacillaris contains the following coding sequences:
- a CDS encoding molybdopterin-dependent oxidoreductase produces the protein MSHASRTGTGAGTGTGTRTAPRICPLCEATCGLTLTIEGTTVTGARGDRDDIFSRGFICPKGASFGGLDADPDRLRVPLVRGEDGELREATWSEAFDRIAARIPALTEAHGPLAVGVVLGNPNVHTMAGALYPPLLLAALRTRNVFTASTLDQMPKHVSSGLLFGDAHAIPVPDLDRTDHLLLIGANPLESNGSLCTAPDFPGRLKALRRRGGTLTVIDPRRTRTARLADRHVAIRPGADALLLAAMAQVLFAEKLVDPGALAGHLEGLDELAAALADFTPDAVAAACDVDAATITALARELAAAPTAAVYGRIGSCTVEHGTLASWLVDVLNILTGNLDRPGGALFPLSATARAPRPAAPGKGPVPGKGFALGRWASRVSGHPEAKGELPIAALAEEIETPGEGRIRALIVLAANPVLSAPDGDRLDAALTGHLDFMVSVDPYLNETSRHADVVLPPPPPSQSAHFDFAFNSFAVHNQVRYTPAPVPLEDGRMDESEIHARLILAVSGMHGAPPSAVDDLAISTTLTKAGAPPEPAAGLTGRSGPERRLDLMLRLGPYGLTLEKLLAHPHGIDLGPLKPRLPEVLRTRSGRIELLPAPVAADLPRLRRALDGRPAPLVLVGRRHLRSNNSWMHNVGSLGGGSNVCTLQIHPDDAARLGLKDGTTVRIESAGGGIEAPAEITDTVRSGVVSLPHGWGHSRPGTRMSVAAATPGANVNQLLDGTLLDPLSGTAVLNAIPVTVTPSG, from the coding sequence ATGTCCCACGCATCCCGTACAGGAACCGGAGCAGGAACCGGAACTGGTACCCGTACCGCACCCCGTATCTGCCCCCTCTGCGAAGCCACCTGCGGCCTCACCCTCACCATCGAGGGGACCACCGTCACCGGAGCGCGCGGCGACCGCGACGACATCTTCAGCCGGGGTTTCATCTGCCCCAAGGGGGCGTCCTTCGGCGGGCTCGACGCCGACCCCGACCGGCTGCGGGTCCCGCTGGTGCGCGGGGAGGACGGGGAGCTGCGGGAGGCGACCTGGAGCGAGGCGTTCGACCGGATCGCCGCCCGGATACCGGCCCTGACCGAGGCCCACGGTCCACTGGCCGTCGGTGTGGTGCTCGGCAACCCCAACGTCCACACCATGGCGGGCGCCCTCTACCCGCCCCTGCTGCTGGCCGCCCTGCGCACCCGGAACGTCTTCACGGCCAGCACCCTGGACCAGATGCCCAAGCACGTCTCCAGCGGTCTGCTCTTCGGTGACGCGCACGCCATCCCCGTACCGGACCTCGACCGCACCGACCACCTCCTCCTGATCGGCGCCAACCCGCTGGAGTCCAACGGCAGCCTCTGCACCGCCCCCGACTTCCCGGGCCGCCTCAAAGCGCTGCGCCGGCGCGGCGGCACGCTCACCGTGATCGACCCGCGCCGCACCCGTACCGCCCGGCTGGCCGACCGGCACGTGGCGATCCGGCCGGGGGCCGACGCGCTGCTGCTCGCCGCGATGGCCCAGGTGCTCTTCGCGGAGAAGCTCGTGGACCCCGGGGCGCTCGCCGGGCACCTGGAGGGACTGGACGAACTCGCCGCCGCCCTGGCCGACTTCACCCCGGACGCGGTCGCCGCCGCCTGCGACGTGGACGCGGCCACCATCACCGCGCTCGCCCGGGAACTGGCCGCCGCCCCCACCGCCGCCGTCTACGGGCGGATCGGGAGCTGCACCGTCGAGCACGGCACCCTCGCCAGCTGGCTGGTGGACGTCCTGAACATCCTCACCGGCAACCTCGACCGCCCCGGCGGCGCGCTGTTCCCCCTCTCCGCGACGGCCCGCGCGCCGCGCCCCGCCGCTCCCGGCAAGGGCCCCGTCCCCGGCAAGGGCTTCGCCCTCGGCCGCTGGGCGAGCCGGGTCTCCGGACACCCCGAGGCCAAGGGCGAACTCCCCATCGCCGCCCTCGCTGAGGAGATCGAGACGCCCGGCGAGGGCCGTATCCGCGCCCTGATCGTGCTCGCGGCCAACCCCGTCCTCTCCGCCCCCGACGGCGACCGGCTCGACGCCGCCCTCACCGGTCACCTCGACTTCATGGTCAGCGTCGACCCGTATCTCAACGAGACCTCCCGCCACGCCGACGTCGTCCTGCCCCCGCCGCCGCCCTCGCAGAGCGCCCACTTCGACTTCGCCTTCAACTCCTTCGCCGTTCACAACCAGGTCCGCTACACCCCCGCCCCCGTCCCCCTGGAGGACGGGCGGATGGACGAGAGCGAGATCCACGCCCGGCTGATCCTCGCGGTGAGCGGGATGCACGGAGCCCCGCCCTCCGCCGTCGACGACCTGGCCATCTCCACCACACTCACCAAGGCCGGCGCCCCGCCCGAGCCGGCCGCCGGACTCACCGGCCGCAGCGGCCCCGAACGCCGCCTGGACCTCATGCTGCGGCTCGGCCCGTACGGACTGACGCTGGAGAAACTCCTCGCCCACCCGCACGGCATCGACCTCGGCCCGCTGAAACCCCGCCTCCCGGAGGTCCTGCGCACCCGCTCCGGCCGGATCGAACTGCTCCCCGCCCCGGTCGCCGCCGATCTGCCGCGCCTGCGCCGGGCGCTGGACGGCCGGCCCGCGCCGCTCGTCCTCGTCGGCCGCCGCCATCTGCGCTCCAACAACAGCTGGATGCACAACGTCGGTTCGCTCGGCGGCGGTTCCAACGTCTGCACCCTTCAGATCCACCCCGACGACGCGGCCCGGCTCGGGCTCAAGGACGGGACGACCGTACGGATCGAGTCGGCGGGCGGCGGGATCGAGGCCCCGGCCGAGATCACGGACACCGTACGGAGCGGAGTGGTGAGCCTTCCGCACGGCTGGGGCCACAGCCGCCCCGGCACCCGGATGTCCGTGGCCGCCGCCACCCCCGGGGCGAACGTGAACCAACTGCTCGACGGCACCCTCCTGGACCCGCTCTCGGGGACGGCGGTGCTCAACGCCATCCCGGTCACCGTCACCCCGTCCGGCTGA
- a CDS encoding TetR/AcrR family transcriptional regulator, whose product MARPRKPLLSRDRIVEAASALVDAEGLDAVSTRRLAAELGVSGPSLYNHFRNKDEILDAVADAVSVQVDLSMFEESDPRDWREALHDWALSYRAALAAHPHIVPVLARGPGRRPAGLRVADAVFGAMVGAGWPPAQATRIGALMRYFITGSALGSFAGGFVDDESAYDPADYPHLGQAHLLAERRREVDEGAFEVGLRALLDGLERQYEEYGAADGGARPSSPSGV is encoded by the coding sequence ATGGCCCGACCGCGCAAGCCCCTCCTGAGCAGAGACCGCATCGTCGAGGCGGCGAGCGCGCTCGTGGACGCCGAAGGGCTGGACGCCGTCTCGACGCGCCGCCTGGCGGCGGAGCTGGGGGTCAGCGGGCCCTCGCTCTACAACCACTTCCGCAACAAGGACGAGATCCTCGACGCGGTCGCCGACGCCGTCTCCGTACAGGTCGATCTGTCGATGTTCGAGGAGTCGGACCCGCGCGACTGGCGGGAGGCGTTGCACGACTGGGCCCTCTCCTACCGGGCCGCCCTCGCCGCGCACCCCCACATCGTCCCGGTCCTCGCCCGCGGCCCGGGCCGCCGGCCGGCCGGGCTGCGGGTCGCGGACGCGGTGTTCGGGGCGATGGTCGGGGCGGGATGGCCGCCGGCCCAGGCGACCCGGATCGGGGCGCTGATGCGGTACTTCATCACCGGGTCGGCGCTGGGCTCCTTCGCCGGGGGCTTCGTCGACGACGAGAGCGCGTACGACCCGGCCGACTACCCGCACCTCGGCCAGGCGCACCTGCTGGCCGAACGGCGGCGGGAGGTGGACGAGGGGGCGTTCGAGGTGGGGCTGCGGGCGCTGCTGGACGGGCTGGAGCGGCAGTACGAGGAGTACGGTGCGGCTGACGGCGGGGCCAGACCCTCCAGCCCGTCCGGCGTTTGA
- a CDS encoding CitMHS family transporter produces the protein MLTILGFAMIATFLVLIMTKKMSPIAALVLIPALFCVAVGQGAQLGDYVIDGVGNLAPTAAMLMFAIVYFGVMIDVGLFDPIVRAILRFCKADPMRIVVGTAVLAAIVSLDGDGSTTFMITVSAMYPLYKRLKMSLVVMTGVAATANGVMNTLPWGGPTARAATALKLDASEIFVPMIPALAVGLLAVFLLAYVLGLRERKRLGVLTLDEALVREPERETVTVGGGGSSGGAAVGGTGGSTAGGDGKGGGVRLRKNPASPASPSSRGSGTTDADPAESTGDDEEFKGLDPNRPTLRPKLYWFNAGLTVALLTAMIMELMPIPVLFLLGAALALTVNFPHMPDQRARIAAHADNVLNVSGMVFAAAVFTGVLTGTGMVEHMADWVVGAVPDAMGPHMAIVTGLLSLPLTYFMSNDGFYFGVVPVLAEAGAAHGVSPLEIARASLAGQALHMSSPLVPAVYVLVGMARVEFGDHTRFTVKWAVLTSLVVLGAGILFGTI, from the coding sequence ATGCTGACAATCCTCGGCTTCGCCATGATCGCGACCTTCCTGGTCCTGATCATGACGAAGAAGATGTCGCCGATCGCGGCGCTGGTACTGATCCCCGCACTGTTCTGTGTCGCCGTCGGGCAGGGAGCGCAGCTCGGCGACTACGTCATCGACGGCGTCGGCAACCTGGCGCCGACCGCCGCCATGCTGATGTTCGCCATCGTCTACTTCGGCGTGATGATCGACGTCGGCCTCTTCGACCCGATCGTCCGGGCCATCCTGCGGTTCTGCAAGGCCGACCCGATGCGGATCGTCGTCGGTACGGCGGTGCTCGCCGCGATCGTCTCGCTGGACGGCGACGGCTCGACCACGTTCATGATCACCGTCTCCGCGATGTATCCGCTCTACAAACGCCTCAAGATGAGCCTGGTCGTCATGACCGGGGTGGCGGCCACGGCGAACGGTGTCATGAACACCCTGCCCTGGGGCGGCCCCACCGCCCGCGCCGCCACCGCGCTCAAGCTGGACGCCTCCGAGATCTTCGTCCCCATGATCCCGGCCCTGGCCGTCGGACTGCTCGCCGTTTTCCTGCTGGCGTACGTGCTGGGCCTCCGCGAGCGCAAGCGCCTGGGCGTCCTCACGCTGGACGAGGCGCTGGTACGGGAGCCGGAGCGGGAGACCGTGACGGTCGGCGGAGGCGGCAGCAGTGGCGGTGCTGCGGTCGGCGGTACGGGTGGCAGTACGGCGGGTGGCGATGGTAAGGGCGGTGGCGTCCGGCTCCGCAAGAACCCGGCCTCCCCGGCCTCCCCGTCCTCCCGGGGATCCGGGACCACGGACGCGGACCCGGCCGAAAGCACGGGCGACGACGAGGAGTTCAAGGGCCTCGACCCGAACCGGCCCACCCTCCGCCCCAAGCTCTACTGGTTCAACGCCGGGCTGACCGTCGCCCTGCTGACGGCCATGATCATGGAACTGATGCCGATCCCGGTGCTCTTCCTCCTCGGCGCCGCCCTCGCCCTCACCGTCAACTTCCCCCACATGCCCGACCAGCGGGCCCGGATCGCCGCCCACGCCGACAACGTCCTCAACGTCTCCGGCATGGTCTTCGCCGCCGCCGTCTTCACCGGCGTCCTGACCGGCACCGGCATGGTCGAGCACATGGCCGACTGGGTCGTCGGGGCCGTCCCCGACGCGATGGGCCCGCACATGGCGATCGTCACCGGTCTGCTCAGCCTGCCGCTCACCTACTTCATGTCCAACGACGGCTTCTACTTCGGCGTCGTCCCCGTCCTCGCGGAGGCCGGCGCGGCCCACGGGGTCTCCCCGCTGGAGATCGCCCGCGCCTCGCTGGCCGGCCAGGCCCTGCACATGTCCTCGCCGCTGGTCCCCGCCGTCTACGTCCTGGTCGGCATGGCCAGGGTGGAGTTCGGTGACCACACCCGGTTCACGGTGAAGTGGGCGGTGCTCACTTCGCTGGTGGTGCTCGGGGCGGGCATCCTGTTCGGCACGATCTGA
- a CDS encoding MFS transporter, with amino-acid sequence MSSAPRPGPGRGWLLRLVIAFAFAQGAVSMARPAVSYRALALGADETAVGVIAGVYALLPLFAAVPLGRRTDHGRCAPLLPIGVVLISGGCALSGVVSSLPAMAAWSGVMGLGHLCFVIGAQSIVARQSAPAEQDRNFGHFTIGASLGQLVGPIAAGALISGGSGALGRTSALALLVSAAVCAVALTSLWRIEHRRTPGAAPAAGKSTAKARTGARTKANAKPKVPVTAILGARGVPAGIFISMAVLSATDILTAYLPVVGEHRGIAPATVGLLLSLRAAASIACRLAMPVMLRLLGRTALLVTSCLLAGLICAGMVLPVPVPVLAVMLAALGFCLGVGQPLSMTTVVRAAPADARSTALALRLTGNRLGQAAAPAAAGLIAGTAGAAAPFALLGALLLAAAGLGLRGGGAGGTSVRPEPAPVPPAPDPVQPAPDPVRERGAPRADAP; translated from the coding sequence ATGTCTTCCGCACCGCGACCCGGGCCCGGCAGGGGCTGGCTGCTGCGCCTCGTCATCGCCTTCGCTTTCGCACAGGGGGCGGTGTCGATGGCGCGGCCCGCCGTCTCCTACCGGGCTCTCGCGCTGGGCGCCGACGAGACGGCCGTCGGCGTCATCGCCGGGGTCTACGCCCTGTTGCCGCTGTTCGCCGCCGTCCCGCTCGGCCGCCGCACCGACCACGGCCGGTGCGCGCCCCTGCTGCCCATCGGGGTCGTGCTGATCTCCGGCGGCTGCGCGCTCAGCGGTGTCGTCTCCTCGCTGCCCGCGATGGCCGCGTGGAGCGGGGTGATGGGCCTGGGCCACCTCTGCTTCGTGATCGGCGCCCAGTCGATCGTGGCCCGGCAGTCCGCCCCGGCCGAACAGGACCGCAACTTCGGCCACTTCACCATCGGCGCCTCGCTCGGCCAGTTGGTCGGCCCGATCGCTGCGGGAGCGCTGATCTCCGGCGGGAGCGGTGCTCTGGGGCGTACGAGCGCCCTCGCGCTCCTCGTCTCGGCGGCGGTCTGCGCGGTCGCGCTCACCTCGCTCTGGCGCATCGAGCACCGGCGTACGCCCGGCGCCGCGCCTGCGGCTGGGAAGTCGACCGCCAAGGCCAGGACCGGGGCCAGGACCAAGGCCAACGCCAAGCCCAAGGTCCCGGTCACCGCCATCCTCGGCGCGCGGGGCGTCCCCGCCGGGATCTTCATCAGCATGGCGGTCCTCTCCGCCACCGACATCCTCACCGCCTATCTGCCGGTCGTCGGCGAGCACCGGGGGATCGCCCCCGCCACGGTCGGGCTGCTGCTCAGCCTGCGGGCCGCCGCCTCCATCGCCTGCCGCCTCGCGATGCCCGTGATGCTCCGGCTGCTGGGCCGGACGGCCCTCCTGGTCACGAGCTGTCTGCTGGCCGGGTTGATCTGCGCGGGGATGGTCCTCCCGGTTCCCGTACCGGTGCTCGCCGTGATGCTGGCCGCCCTCGGGTTCTGCCTCGGCGTCGGCCAGCCGCTGTCGATGACCACGGTGGTCCGGGCCGCCCCCGCCGACGCCCGGTCCACCGCCCTCGCCCTCCGGCTGACCGGCAACCGGCTGGGCCAGGCCGCCGCCCCCGCCGCCGCGGGCCTGATCGCGGGTACGGCGGGGGCGGCGGCCCCGTTCGCGCTGCTCGGCGCCCTGCTGCTGGCGGCGGCGGGCCTCGGCCTGCGGGGAGGCGGAGCGGGCGGGACGTCCGTACGACCGGAGCCCGCTCCCGTACCGCCCGCGCCGGATCCCGTACAGCCCGCACCCGATCCCGTACGTGAGCGGGGTGCACCCCGGGCCGACGCGCCCTGA
- a CDS encoding aldehyde dehydrogenase family protein, which yields MKAHDQMYIGGAWRPALGQDTIAVVNPADEQLIGHVPAGTAEDIDAAVQAARAAFPGWAATPPAERAACLSALSDALAARKDELAETITAELGAPLPLSQTVHAGLPVLVAASYAELAASYAFEEKIGTSTVLLEPVGVVGAITPWNYPLHQIVAKVAPALAAGCTVVLKPAEDTPLTAQLFAEATEAAGLPPGVFNLVTGLGPVAGQALAAHEGVDLVSFTGSTAVGRQIGATAGGAIKRVALELGGKSANVILPGADLAKAVNVGIANVMSNSGQTCSAWTRMLVDAERYEEAVTLAAEAVLKYVPGERVGPLVNAKQQARVRGYIRKGMEEGARLVAGGPEAPLETGYYVSPTVFADVTPEMTIAQEEIFGPVVSILRYEDVDDALRIANGTVYGLAGAVWAADDEEAVAFARRMETGQVDINGGRFNPLAPFGGYKQSGVGRELGPHGLAEYLQTKSLQF from the coding sequence ATGAAGGCCCACGACCAGATGTACATCGGCGGCGCGTGGCGGCCCGCCCTCGGCCAGGACACGATCGCCGTCGTGAACCCGGCCGACGAGCAGCTCATCGGCCATGTCCCGGCTGGCACGGCCGAGGACATCGACGCGGCGGTGCAGGCCGCGCGCGCCGCGTTCCCCGGCTGGGCCGCCACCCCGCCCGCCGAGCGCGCCGCCTGCCTCTCCGCACTGAGCGACGCCCTCGCGGCCCGCAAGGACGAGCTGGCCGAGACGATCACCGCCGAGCTGGGTGCGCCGCTGCCCCTCTCGCAGACGGTCCACGCGGGCCTGCCGGTCCTGGTCGCCGCCTCCTACGCCGAACTGGCCGCCTCGTACGCCTTCGAGGAGAAGATCGGCACCTCCACCGTCCTGCTGGAGCCGGTCGGGGTCGTCGGCGCGATCACCCCCTGGAACTACCCGCTCCACCAGATCGTCGCCAAGGTCGCCCCCGCGCTCGCCGCGGGCTGCACGGTCGTCCTCAAGCCGGCCGAGGACACCCCGCTCACCGCGCAGCTCTTCGCGGAGGCCACCGAGGCGGCCGGGCTGCCGCCGGGGGTCTTCAACCTGGTCACCGGCCTCGGCCCGGTCGCCGGTCAGGCGCTCGCCGCGCACGAGGGCGTCGACCTGGTCTCGTTCACCGGCTCGACCGCCGTCGGCAGGCAGATCGGCGCCACCGCCGGAGGGGCCATCAAGCGCGTCGCCCTCGAACTGGGCGGCAAGTCCGCCAACGTGATTCTCCCCGGCGCCGATCTCGCCAAGGCGGTCAACGTCGGCATCGCCAACGTGATGTCCAACTCCGGCCAGACGTGCAGCGCGTGGACCCGGATGCTGGTCGACGCCGAGCGGTACGAGGAGGCCGTGACGCTCGCGGCCGAGGCCGTCCTCAAGTACGTACCCGGTGAGCGGGTCGGCCCGCTCGTCAACGCCAAGCAGCAGGCCAGGGTGCGGGGTTACATCCGGAAGGGGATGGAGGAAGGCGCCCGGCTGGTCGCGGGCGGCCCCGAAGCACCCCTGGAGACCGGCTACTACGTCAGCCCCACCGTCTTCGCGGACGTTACCCCGGAGATGACCATCGCCCAGGAGGAGATCTTCGGCCCGGTGGTCTCGATCCTCCGGTACGAGGACGTGGACGACGCCCTCCGCATCGCCAACGGCACGGTGTACGGGCTCGCCGGAGCCGTGTGGGCGGCCGACGACGAGGAGGCGGTGGCCTTCGCCCGCCGGATGGAGACCGGGCAGGTCGACATCAACGGCGGCCGGTTCAACCCGCTGGCCCCCTTCGGCGGTTACAAGCAGTCGGGCGTGGGACGCGAGCTGGGGCCGCACGGTCTGGCGGAGTACCTCCAGACGAAGTCGCTCCAGTTCTGA
- a CDS encoding Zn-dependent alcohol dehydrogenase has translation MVRAAVLPAVGAPLEITDIVLPEPGPGQVRIALAAAGVCHSDLSLSNGTMRVPVPAVLGHEGAGTVLAVGEGVTHVAPGDGVVLNWAPSCGACFHCGIGEVWLCADALKGTANLHARTADGTELHPGLNVAAFAEETVVAANCVLPAPDGIPLTDAALLGCAVLTGYGAIHHSARVREGESVVVFGIGGVGLAVLQAARIAGASKIIAVDVSPAKEELARQAGATDYVIASATTPREIRRLTGGQGTDVAVECVGRPATIRAAWESTRRGGRTTVVGIGGKDQEVTFNALEIFHWGRSLTGCVYGNSDPARDLPALADHIRASRFDLSMMVTERIALDGIPAAFDNMVAGKGGRALVVF, from the coding sequence GTGGTCCGCGCCGCCGTACTGCCCGCCGTCGGAGCTCCGCTGGAGATCACCGACATCGTCCTGCCGGAGCCCGGCCCCGGCCAGGTGCGCATCGCGCTCGCCGCCGCCGGGGTCTGCCACTCCGACCTGTCCCTGTCCAACGGCACCATGCGGGTCCCGGTGCCCGCCGTCCTCGGTCACGAGGGAGCGGGTACGGTCCTGGCGGTCGGCGAGGGCGTCACGCATGTCGCGCCCGGCGACGGCGTGGTCCTCAACTGGGCGCCCTCCTGCGGTGCCTGCTTCCACTGCGGGATCGGGGAGGTCTGGCTCTGCGCCGACGCGCTGAAGGGGACCGCCAACCTCCACGCCCGTACGGCCGACGGCACCGAACTCCACCCCGGCCTCAACGTGGCGGCCTTCGCGGAGGAGACCGTCGTCGCCGCGAACTGCGTGCTCCCCGCCCCCGACGGCATCCCCCTCACCGACGCCGCCCTCCTCGGCTGCGCGGTCCTCACCGGCTACGGGGCGATCCACCACAGCGCGCGGGTCCGCGAGGGCGAGAGCGTCGTCGTCTTCGGGATCGGCGGCGTCGGCCTCGCCGTCCTCCAGGCGGCCCGGATCGCGGGCGCCTCGAAGATCATCGCGGTCGACGTCTCCCCGGCCAAGGAGGAGCTGGCGCGGCAGGCCGGGGCCACCGACTACGTCATCGCCTCCGCCACCACCCCGCGAGAGATCCGCAGGCTCACCGGCGGACAGGGCACGGACGTGGCCGTGGAGTGCGTCGGCCGCCCCGCGACCATCCGGGCCGCCTGGGAGTCCACCCGGCGCGGCGGCCGTACGACGGTCGTCGGGATCGGCGGCAAGGACCAGGAGGTCACGTTCAACGCCCTGGAGATCTTCCACTGGGGCCGCTCCCTGACGGGCTGCGTCTACGGCAACAGCGACCCGGCCCGCGATCTGCCGGCCCTGGCCGACCACATCCGCGCGAGCCGGTTCGACCTGTCGATGATGGTCACCGAACGCATCGCGCTGGACGGCATCCCGGCCGCGTTCGACAACATGGTCGCGGGCAAGGGCGGCCGGGCGCTGGTGGTGTTCTAG
- the ppk2 gene encoding polyphosphate kinase 2, giving the protein MTRSTKAHGNRSGDRRKADGEEAARAARHGGPYLDGFKVADSGDDDPVLVEPDGHARDAWREDYPYEYKLRRRDYEKAKRALQIELLKLQHWVKERDERLVILFEGRDAAGKGGTIKRFTEHLNPRGARIVALEKPTERERTQWYFQRYVAHLPSAGEIVLFDRSWYNRAGVERVMGFCTTREYLEFMHQAPGFERMLARDGIHLVKFWFSVSRNEQRNRFMIRQIDPVRRWKLSPVDLASLDKWDEYTEAKELMLFHTDTADAPWTVVKSNDKKRARLEAMRHVLDRFDYPGKDPKVVGVPDPLIVGPASRLFEEGEMDTRLLGPVASTSRTTDY; this is encoded by the coding sequence ATGACGCGGAGCACCAAGGCGCACGGCAACCGTAGCGGCGACAGGAGGAAGGCCGACGGCGAGGAGGCCGCGCGGGCGGCGCGGCACGGGGGGCCGTATCTCGACGGGTTCAAGGTGGCCGACAGCGGGGACGACGACCCGGTGCTGGTGGAGCCGGACGGCCATGCCCGGGACGCCTGGCGGGAGGACTACCCGTACGAGTACAAGCTCCGGCGCCGCGACTACGAGAAAGCCAAGCGCGCCCTGCAGATCGAGCTGCTGAAGCTCCAGCACTGGGTGAAGGAGCGCGACGAGCGGCTGGTGATCCTCTTCGAGGGGCGTGACGCGGCGGGCAAGGGCGGCACGATCAAGCGGTTCACCGAGCATCTGAATCCGCGTGGTGCGCGAATAGTCGCGCTGGAGAAGCCCACCGAGCGCGAGCGCACCCAGTGGTACTTCCAGCGGTACGTGGCGCATCTGCCGAGCGCCGGTGAGATCGTGCTGTTCGACCGCTCCTGGTACAACCGGGCCGGGGTGGAGCGGGTGATGGGGTTCTGCACGACCCGTGAGTATCTGGAGTTCATGCACCAGGCGCCCGGGTTCGAGCGGATGCTCGCCCGGGACGGCATCCACCTGGTGAAGTTCTGGTTCTCCGTCTCGCGCAACGAGCAGCGCAACCGGTTCATGATCCGGCAGATCGATCCCGTACGGCGGTGGAAGCTGAGCCCCGTCGACCTGGCCTCGCTGGACAAGTGGGACGAGTACACCGAGGCCAAGGAGCTGATGCTGTTCCACACCGACACGGCCGACGCGCCGTGGACGGTGGTGAAGAGCAACGACAAGAAGCGGGCCCGGCTGGAGGCGATGCGGCATGTGCTGGACCGCTTCGACTACCCGGGCAAGGACCCGAAGGTGGTCGGGGTGCCGGACCCGCTGATCGTGGGCCCGGCCTCCCGGCTGTTCGAGGAGGGCGAGATGGACACCCGGCTGCTGGGGCCGGTCGCCTCGACCTCCCGGACGACGGACTACTAG